From the genome of Aspergillus fumigatus Af293 chromosome 1, whole genome shotgun sequence, one region includes:
- a CDS encoding adenylate kinase ADK2, translating into MNSITRQLKKAARIILIGAPGVGKGTQTERLLARYPELSSISSGDLLRENVRKKTPLGIKAEAAMQAGNLVPDSMILELISSEFRSKGWLPVTAPLATATSNHTSRPSTPLSPSASFILDGFPRTAAQALSLDTIVPVNFVVHLVTPPSVILSRIASRWVHEPSGRVYNTDFNVPKVPGKDDVTGEPLTQRQDDSVDTWKQRLHKFEETSKALLQYYERKGCLWRVEGDSSDEISPKLFAEIERRFC; encoded by the exons ATGAACTCAATCACTCGGCAGCTTAAAAAGGCTGCGCGTATCATCCTCATTGGTGCGCCTGGTGTAGGGAAGGGAACTCAGACAGAAAGGCTCCTTGCACGATATCCAGAGCTATCCTCAATCAGCTCAGGGGACCTGTTGCGCGAAAATGTGCGGAAGAAGACCCCGTTAG GTATCAAAGCAGAGGCCGCAATGCAGGCTGGAAACCTCGTTCCCGACTCCATGATCCTCGAGCTCATCTCCTCCGAATTCAGGTCCAAGGGCTGGCTCCCTGTGACAGCGCCTCTCGCAACAGCCACATCAAATCACACATCTCGCCCGTCCACACCGCTATCGCCCTCCGCCTCTTTCATTCTCGACGGATTTCCTCGGACCGCCGCCCAAGCACTGAGTTTGGACACCATTGTCCCCGTAAATTTTGTCGTTCACCTTGTCACACCACCATCCGTCATTCTCTCGCGAATCGCATCGCGCTGGGTCCACGAACCATCCGGGAGAGTATACAATACCGATTTCAACGTCCCCAAAGTCCCCGGCAAGGACGACGTGACAGGGGAGCCTCTGACACAAAGGCAGGACGACTCGGTTGATACATGGAAACAGCGGCTGCACAAGTTTGAAGAGACCAGCAAGGCTTTGCTGCAGTATTATGAGCGGAAGGGCTGCCTGTGGCGTGTGGAAGGCGACTCTAGCGATGAGATTAGCCCAAAGCTCTTTGCAGAGATTGAGCGGAGATTCTGTTGA
- the lcl3 gene encoding thermonuclease family protein: MRWPPWASDTQAQQQSRKSSSEDDERQAAASSTTTSKKKDWESSVTAIDWAAFTEARTIIPTLILTSGFLGAFYIHRRYLRRFPDAVSITPSYFRRRSLLGQVTSVGDGDNFRIYHTPGGRLAGWGWLPWKKIPTSKKELRDKTVHIRLAGIDAPELAHFGRPEQPFAREAHQWLTSYLFGRRVRAYIHRPDQYQRAVASVYVRRLLDFPPFRRRDVSYEMLKRGLATVYEAKIGAEFGGEAMERKYKKAEWWAKLRGVGLWKDYRRNKTKWESPREYKTRMGLEEAAQPGVEIKK; encoded by the exons ATGCGATGGCCGCCATGGGCTTCCGACACGCAGGCCCAGCAACAAAGCAGGAAAAGCTCatccgaagacgatgaaAGACAAGCTGCAGCGAGCTCGACCACCACTTCGAAAAAGAAGGACTGGGAGTCCTCGGTAACAGCGATAGACTGGGCTGCCTTTACAGAAGCAAGAACAATCATCCCGACCCTGATTTTGACGAGCGGTTTCCTGGGCGCATTCTACATCCATCGCCGCTATCTGCGCCGGTTCCCCGACGCAGTGAGCATCACGCCATCGTATTTCCGTCGCAGGAGTCTGCTGGGCCAGGTCACGAGtgttggcgatggagatAACTTTCGGATATATCACACACCTGGCGGAAGACTTGCGGGGTGGGGTTGGCTgccatggaagaagattccgacgtcgaagaaggaattgagaGATAAGACG GTCCACATTCGTCTAGCTGGCATCGACGCCCCCGAGCTCGCACATTTCGGCCGTCCCGAACAGCCGTTCGCCCGTGAAGCACACCAGTGGCTGACCTCGTATCTCTTCGGCCGTCGAGTCCGTGCCTACATCCATCGTCCAGACCAGTATCAGCGTGCGGTTGCCAGTGTGTACGTGCGCAGGCTTCTAGACTTTCCGCCCTTTCGTCGTCGGGACGTGTCATATGAGATGCTGAAGCGGGGGCTCGCGACTGTATATGAAGCGAAAATAGGTGCGGAGTTCGGTGGTGAGGCCATGGAGCGTAAGTATAAGAAGGCAGAGTGGTGGGCGAAGTTGAGGGGCGTTGGGCTGTGGAAAGACTATCGTCGCAACAAGACAAAGTGGGAGAGTCCCAGAGAGTACAAGACGCGTATGGGACTGGAGGAGGCTGCGCAGCCCGGGGTTGAAATCAAGAAATAA
- a CDS encoding putative peroxisomal carrier protein: MTGQSKAMRLSPWGSAVAGATGAVLANAIVYPLDIVKTRLQVQVKSDKTDGSDGTMHYESTLDAINKIVESEGIEGLYSGIVGSLIGVASTNFAYFYWYSVVRSLYMASDRVPKPPGTAVELSLGAVAGAVAQIFTIPVAVITTRQQTQPKGEKKGLIETGREVVNSEDGWTGLWRGLKASLILVVNPAITYGAYQRLKDIIFPGKNSLKPWEAFLLGALSKALATIATQPLIVAKVGLQSRPPPGRGGKPFKTFGEVMRYIIEKEGALSLFKGIGPQITKGLLVQGLLMMTKERMELMFVLLFAYLRKIRQEKLRKAVDAAASKAKTSLPATLK; encoded by the exons ATGACAGGCCAATCCAAAGCCATGCGTCTTTCCCCCTGGGGAAGTGCTGTTGCAGGTGCAACTGGCGCAGTTCTCGCAAATGCAATCGTATATCCCCTAGATAT AGTCAAGACGAGACTGCAGGTGCAGGTGAAGAGCGACAAAACCGATGGATCGGATGGAACGATGCACTATGAATCGACTTTGGATGCCATCAACAAAATTGTGGAGAGTGAAGGAATTGAGGGTCTATATTCGGGAATCGTTGGGTCCTTGATCGGTGTTGCATCTACCAACTTCGCCTACTTCTACTGGTACAGCGTCGTTCGCTCCCTCTATATGGCATCTGACCGGGTGCCGAAGCCTCCTGGCACCGCTGTCGAGCTGAGTCTGGGTGCTGTCGCGGGTGCTGTTGCTCAGATCTTTACTATTCCGGTCGCGGTCATCACAACAAGACAACAAACACAACCAAagggggagaagaaaggccTGATTGAAACTGGTAGAGAGGTTGTCAACAGCGAGGATGGCTGGACTGGTTTGTGGAGAGGTCTCAAGGCCAGTCtgatcctcgtcgtcaacCCAGCAATCACGTACGGGGCCTATCAGCGCCTGAAGGACATAATTTTTCCAGGGAAGAACAGTCTCAAACCTTGGGAAGCTTTCC TCCTTGGTGCACTTTCAAAGGCCCTTGCCACCATCGCAACTCAGCCATTAATTGTTGCGAAGGTTGGTCTTCAGTCTAGGCCCCCTCCAGGTCGCGGCGGGAAGCCCTTCAAGACCTTTGGCGAAGTCATGCGTTATATCattgaaaaagaaggagctCTCTCCTTGTTCAAGGGCATTGGACCTCAAATTACCAAGGGCCTTTTGGTACAAGGTCTCCTGATGATGACCAAGGAGAGAATGGAACTTATGTTTGTTCTTCTCTTCGCATACCTGCGCAAGATCAGGCAAGAAAAACTTCGAAAGGCCGTTGACGCCGCTGCGTCCAAGGCCAAGACGAGCCTTCCTGCGACTCTCAAATAG